ACTAGATGAAAGAGAGCGAGAAGTTCAAGAGGAATTACAAATTTCTAAAAATTTAAGAACTTCTATTTGTGCTTTTGAATGGAGAGAAGCTGTTAGAGCAGGAATGGAAATTTTATGGAAGCAAAAATATATTAAAAAATCATATATGGAAGATAGTGTCAATAAAAAAGAAGAAGATAGTTTGATTTTTTTCTTAAATGAAAAAACAGCTCTTTTTTATACAGAACCTAAAGAAAATGTTATTAAAATAGGATTTTCTTTAGTAGAAGTAAGACATCCTTTACTGATAAGAGGAAAAAAGATAAAGTATATTGTGTGTTTTGCTCCAAAAGGAGATGCTGAGGATCAAAGTTTATTATTTCAATTAAATGATTATTTTGAAGAAGAGGGAATTGAACAAAAGTTAAAAAAATACTTTAAATAAATAACAAATAAGGAGGAGGAAAGAAATGATTACAACAGAGTATATTAGTTTTTTAGAAAGCTTATTCAGCTCATTGTTGGGTATGTCAATTGTGTTTATAGCTTTGGTTTTTTTAGCTATTTTCGTTATGATAGTATCGAAAGTAATTGCGATATTAGAGAAAAACCTAATCAAAACAGCAGCTCCAACAGCAAACACAGCAGCAGTATCATCTTCAGTAGTAGGAACAAGCCCTAAGAAAGATAATAAAGAGGGAGTAAAAATTGCTGTAGTTACAGCTGCAATCAGTGAAGAGATGAATCAACCAGTGGACAAATTCATTATTACAAACATTAAGAAAATTTAAAAAAAATAAGATATGAAAGGAGAAGAGATTATGAAGTATGTAGTAACAGTAAATGGAGAAAAATATGAAGTTGAGGTAGAAAAAGTAGATGGAAGATCAGCATCTTTATCTAGAAAACCAGCAGAGAGAGGAGCAAAAGTAAAAGAAGAAACAGTAAGAGAAACAGTAGCAGCAGCAGCTCCAGCAGCAGTAAGTACAGGTGGAGGAGCAAATTCAGTTGTAAGTCCTATGCCGGGAGTTATTTTAGATATAAAAGTAAAAGAGGGAGACAGTGTATCTGAAGGGCAAGCTGTTATCATTTTGGAAGCGATGAAAATGGAAAATGAAATTGTATCAGAATTTGCAGGAACAGTATCTGCAATCAGAGTAAAAAAAGGGGATACTGTTGATACTGATGCAGTATTAGTAGAAATTAAATAACGGAGGGGACTATAATGGAGTTTGTTAAAATTTTAGAAATTATGATGGCGAAATCTGGATTTGTTGCATTAACATGGCAAAATCTAGTAATGTTTCTCATCTCATTTGTTTTAATTTATTTAGCCATTGTAAAACAATTTGAACCTCTACTATTGTTGCCAATTGCCTTTGGAGTTTTCTTAACTAACTTGCCTTTAGCTGGTTTGATGAACGAAGCAGATCCTTGGTATGCATCTGGGGTTTTACGAATTATTTATAATGGAATTAAGAGTAATGTATTTCCTTGTTTAATTTTCATGGGAATTGGAGCTATGACAGATTTTGGACCACTGATTGCCAATCCAATCAGTCTGTTGCTTGGAGCAGCAGCACAATTTGGAATTTATATAACATTTATGACTGCAAATGCATTGCCTTTCTTTTCTGCTAAACAATCAGCAGCAATTGCAATCATTGGAGGAGCTGATGGACCAACTTCTATCTATTTGGCAAATAACTTGGCACCAGAATTGTTAGCACCAATTGCAGTGGCAGCATATTCTTATATGGCACTTATTCCTATGATACAGCCACCTATTATGAAGCTTTTGACAACGAAAAAAGAAAGAGCTGTAAAAATGAAACAATTGAGAAAAATCAGTAAGATAGAAAAAATTGTTTTCCCAATTGGAACAGTTTTATTTACTTCTTTATTATTGCCTTCTGTAGCTCCTTTATTAGGAATGCTGATGTTAGGAAATATTTTTAAAGAATCTGGAGTTGTTCAAAGACTTTCAGATACTGCTCAAAATGCATTGATTAATATAGTAACAATTATGTTGGGAGTTACAGTAGGAGCAACAGCAAATGGAGAATTGTTCTTACGTTGGGAAACAATTGCAATTATTGGTATGGGATTATTTGCTTTCTGTATGTCAACAGTTGGAGGAATTTTACTTGGAAAGTTGCTTTATATAATAACAGGTGGAAAAATCAATCCATTAATTGGTTCAGCAGGGGTATCTGCAGTACCAATGGCAGCCAGAGTTGCTCAGACAGTAGGAGCATCTGAAAATCCAACAAACTTCTTATTGATGCATGCTATGGGACCAAATGTTGCAGGAGTAATAGGTTCTGCAGTAGCGGCAGGATATTTTATGTTAATTTTTGGAAAATAATATTAAAAAATAAAAAACTTTGGTAGATAACATAGTAAACATTATTGACAAAAAAATGGGAGGAGATTACTGTGAGTAAAGTAATGTCATTGCATGATGCAATCAAAACTTATGTAAAATCAGGGGACAGTATTTGTATTGGTGGTTTTACAACTAACAGAAAACCATACGCAGCAGTGTATGAAATTTTAAGACAAGGATTAGGAGATTTTACTGGATATTCTGGGCCAGCAGGTGGAGATTGGGATATGTTGATTGGAGAAGGAAGAGTGAGAAACTTTATCAACTGTTATATCGCAAACTCTGGATATACAAATGTATGCAGAAGATTTAGACATGAAGTAGAGAAAATTGGAAAAATGAACTTGGAAGATTATTCTCAGGATGTTGTTATGTATATGCTTCATGCTTCATCATTAGGATTACCATTTTTACCTGTAAAATTAATGCAGGGTTCAGATATAGTAAACAAATGGGGAATCAGCAAAGAAGTAAGAGAAAAAGATCCAAAACTGCCAAATGATAAATTAATAGAAATTGAAAATCCTTTAGTTCCAGGGGAAAAGGTAATAGCAGTACCAGTACCTAGATTAGATGTAGCAGTTATACATGTTCAAAAAGCTTCGATAAATGGGACTTGTTCTATTGAAGGAGATGAATTCCATGATATTGATATTGCAATTGCAGCAAAAAGATGTATTGTAACTTGTGAAGAATTAGTAACAGAAGAGGAGATTAGAAAGGAACCAAGTAAAAATTCTATTCCGCAATTCTGTGTAGATGCAGTAGTTCATGTACCATTTGGAGCACATCCTTCTCAATGTTATAACTATTATGATTATGATGCTGATTTTTTCAAGATGTATGATGCAGTAACAAAAACAGAAGAAGACTTTAAAGCCTTTTTACAAGAATGGGTATATAACATCAAAGATAATGATGAATATATTGATAAACTAGGAGCAAGCCGATTAACAAAATTAAGAGTAGTACCAGGATTCGGATATGCTGCAAAACTAGTGAAGGAGGCAAAATAATATGGTAAATTATAAAAATTATACCAATAAAGAAATGCAGGCAGTAACTATTGCAAAAGAAATCACAGATGGACAAATTGTAATTGTAGGAACAGGACTTCCATTAATTGGAGCCTCTTTAGCAAAAAGAATCTTTGCTCCAAATTGTAAATTAATTGTGGAAAGTGGACTTATGGACTGCAGCCCAATTGAAGTACCAAGAAGTGTTGGAGATAACAGATTGATGGCTCACTGTGGAGTTCAATGGCCAAACATTCGTTTTATTGGATTTGAAGCAAATGAATTGTTAAATGATAATAACAGAATGATTGCTTTCATTGGGGGAGCACAAATTGATCCTTATGGAAACGTAAATTCAACTTGTATTGGAGAATATTGTACACCAAAAACAAGATTTACAGGTTCAGGTGGAGCAAATGCAATTGCAACATATTCTAATACTGTAATTATGATGCAGCATGAAAAAAGAAGATTTATAGACAAAATTGATTATATAACAAGTGTAGGATGGGGAGATGGACCAGGAGGAAGAGAAAAATTAGGACTTACTGGAAATAGAGGCCCAGTTGCTGTTGTAACTGACAGAGGAGTATTGAGATTTGACGAGGAAACTAAAAGAATGTATCTAGCAGGATACTATCCAACATCATCTATAGAAGAAATTATTGAAAATACTGGATTTGAAATTGATACATCAAGAGCTGTTTTATTAGAAGCGCCAAGTGAAGAAGTTATTAAAATGATCAGAGAAGAAATTGATCCAGGGCAAGCATTCATAAAGGTACCAGTAGAAGAATAAAAAAAGATGGAAGGAGAATAACATGGGAAATTACTCAATGCCCAATTATTTCCAGAATATGGAACAAATTGGAAAAGAATTAACAAAAATTGATGAAGAAAATGAAAAATTAGTAAGAGATGTAGAAGAAGAAATTGGTAAATTAATTGATGAAATGCACGATGCAGGAACTAGTGATGAAAAAATTGCTGAAAAAGGACAAATGACTGCTTTACAAAGAATAGCAGAATTAATTGATGAAGGAACTTGGTGTCCTTTAAATAGTCTTTACAATCCTCAAGATTTTGAAACTGGAACAGGAATTGTAAAAGGATTGGCAAGAATCAATGGAAAATGGGCAATGGTTGTTGCTTCTGATAATAAAAAAATCGTTGGAGCTTGGGTACCAGGGCAAGCAGAAAATTTATTAAGAGCATCTGATACAGCAAAATGTTTAGGAATTCCTTTAGTATATATTCTAAACTGCAGCGGAGTTAAGTTAGACGAACAAGAAAAAGTATATGCAAACAGAAGAGGAGGAGGAACTCCTTTCTATAGAAATGCTGAATTACAACAATTAGGAATTCCAGTTATTGTAGGAATTTATGGAACAAATCCAGCTGGAGGAGGATATCATAGTATCAGTCCAACAATCTTAGTTGCTCATGAAGATGCAAACATGGCAGTAGGAGGTGCTGGAATTGTTGGAGGTATGAATCCTAAAGGATATATTGATCAAGAGGGAGCAGAACAAATCATAGAAGCAACTGAAAAAGCAAAAGGAGCAGAGGTTCCGGGAACAGTATCTGTTCACTATGATGAGACTGGATTCTTTAGAGAAGTATATTGTGACGAAGTTGGAGTATTGGAAGGAATCAAAAAATATATTGACTGCTTGCCAGCATATGACTTAGAATTCTTCAGAGTAGATGAACCAGCAGAACCTGCATTGGATCCAAATGATTTATACTCTGTCATTCCTATGAATCAAAAGAAAATATATAACATTTATGATGTTATTGGAAGATTAGTAGATAATAGTGAATTTAGTGAATATAAAAAGGGATATGGACCAGAAATAGTAACTGGACTTGCTAAAGTAGATGGACTTTTAGTAGGTATTGTTGCAAATTTCCAAGGACTATTAATGAAATATCCTGAATATAAAGAAAATGGAATTGGAATCGGGGGAAAATTATACAGACAAGGTCTCATAAAAATGAATGAATTTGTAACTCTTTGTTCAAGAGATAAATTACCTATCGTTTGGATACAAGATACTACTGGAATTGATGTAGGAAACGAGGCAGAAAAAGCTGAATTATTAGGATTAGGTCAATCTTTAATTTATTCAATTCAAAATTCAAAAGTTCCTCAAATGGAAATTACATTGAGAAAAGGAACTGCAGCAGCTCATTATGTATTGGGAGGACCTCAGGGAAATTCTACTAATGCTTTCTCATTAGGGACTGCAGCAACAGAAATTAATGTAATGAATGGAGAAACAGCAGCAACTGCAATGTACTCAAGAAGATTAGTAAAAGATAAAAAAGAAGGGAAAGATTTAACTTCAACTATTGAAAAAATGAACAAATTAATCAATGAGTACAAAGAAAAATCAACTCCAAAATATTCTGCAGAAACAGGAATGGTAGATGAGATTGTAAATTTATATGATATAAGAGCTTACATGACAGCTTTTGTAAATTCTGTTTATCAAAATCCAAAAGCAATTTGTGCTTTTCATCAAATGCTTTTACCAAGGGCCATTAGAGAATACAACACATTCACAAAAAAATAAAAAAGGGGGAATTTTGTGGAAAGAATGACTTTACAACTAGGGATGTTTGAAACATTGGCTTTAGCAGTTTTAGCTATTTATTTAGGGAACTATTTAAGAAAGGCTTTTCCTGTTTTGAAAAAATATTGTTTACCAGCTTCTGTAGTTGGTGGAACAATATTTGCAGTAGTTTCCATGGCTTTGTATTATTCAAATGTAATGGAATTGAGTTTTGAGTTTAAAGCAATAAATTCATTGTTTTATTGCATCTTCTTTGCTGCTAGTGGGGCAGCAGCTAGTTTATCTTTATTAAAGCAAGGAGGAAAATTAGTTATTATTTTCGCTATTTTAGCAGCAATTTTGGCAGCATGCCAAAATGCTCTAGCACTGTTTGTTGGTAATTTGATGGGAGTGAATCCATTAATTTCCATGATGACAGGAAGTATTCCTATGACAGGAGGTCACGGAAATGCAGCAGCTTTTGCTCCAATTGCAGTGGAAGCAGGAGCAAGTGCAGCAATGGAAGTAGCTATTGCAGCAGCAACATTTGGTTTGATTTCAGGTTGTATTTTAGGAGGACCTTTTGGGAATTTTATCATTAAAAGACATAAGTTAGAAGATCCAAATTTAGATGGAAAAGATGATACTTCAGAAATGGGAGAAGCAGCTCCTACAATAGCAATTGATAAAAACAGTGTTGTTAATGCAATGTTTTTAATGTGTATTGCTTTAGGAATTGGACAAGTAGTAACTTTACTTTTGAAAAAATTTGGAATCAGTTTTCCAATTCATGTAAGCTGTATGTTAGGTGGAATTTTAATCAGATTATTTTATGATAAAAAATCTGGAAACCACGAAGTATTATATGAAGCTATAGAAACAGTAGGAGAATTTTCTTTAGGATTATTCGTTTCTATGTCTATTATTACAATGAAATTATGGCAACTATCTGGATTAGGATTTGCTTTAGTTGTATTATTAGTTGTTCAAGTAGTTTTTATTATGCTATTCTGCTATTTCTTAACTTACAATTTATTAGGAAGAAATTACGATGCAGCAGTTATGGCAGTAGGACATACAGGATTTGGATTAGGAGCAGTTCCTGTTTCTATGACTACAATGCAAACTGTTTGTCAAAAATATAGATACTCTAAGCTAGCCTTTTTCGTTGTTCCAGTTATTGGAGGATTTATCAGTAATATTTCCAATGCGATTATTATTACTAAATTCTTAAATATTGCAAAAGCTATGCTTGGAATAGGATAAGGGTTACAAAAAAGAAAGGGAGCATAAAATGAGTAAATTTACAATGGGAGTCGATGTAGGTTCTACTACATCAAAGGCTGTTATTTTAAAAGATGGAAAAGAAATTATTTCTCAGTCTATAATTCCTGTTGGAACAGGAACAAGTGGACCTGCTCGAGCAATTAAACAGGTTTTAGAAACAGCAGGATTTTCTTCAATTGATGAGTTGGATTGTGCTGTAGCTACTGGTTATGGAAGAAACTCATTGGAAGAGGTACCATTACAGATGTCAGAATTGTCTTGTCATGCAAAGGGAGCTTACTTTTTTTTCCCTAATGTAAGAACAATTATTGATATTGGAGGACAAGATTCTAAGGCATTAAAAGTTGGAAATAATGGAATATTGGAAAATTTTGTTATGAATGATAAATGTGCAGCAGGAACAGGAAGATTTTTAGATGTTATTGCTAAGGTCTTAGAAGTTAATTTATCTGATTTAGAAGTTCTTGATGCAAAATCTAAAGAGGATATTACAATTAGCTCTACTTGTACTGTATTTGCAGAATCAGAAGTCATTTCACAGTTAGCAAAAGGAACAAAATTTGAAGATATTGTAAGGGGAATCCATGCATCAATTGCAAGCAGAGTAGGAAGTTTGGCAAAACGTGTAGGAATCAAAGATCAGGTTGTTATGACTGGTGGAGTGGCTTTAAATCATGGAATGATAAGAGCTCTTGAAAAAAACATCGGTTTTAAGATTTATACAAGTGAATATTGCCAGTTAAATGGAGCAATTGGAGCAGCACTATTTGCTTATCAAAAGTGTTTAAGTGCAAAAAAATAAATAATATGAAGGAGACCTTGCTCATGCTTCATGAGCAAGTTCTTTCTTTTATAAAAAAGAAGTAGGAGGAAACTGAAATGGCTGGAAAAATGGAAAAATTACCTAATAAAAAACCAAGAGCAATTGATGGACATAAGCCTGCTGCTGCTGTTTTAAGAAAAGTAGTAGATAAAGTATACGCAGAAGCCTGGGAAGCAAAAAGAAGAGGAGAATTAGTAGGGTGGAGCTCTTCTAAATTTCCAATTGAATTAGCAAAAGCATTTGATTTAAATGTTGTTTATCCTGAAAATCATGCAGCATCTACTGCAGCAAAAAAAGATGGATTACGTCTATGTCAGGCAGCAGAAGATATGGGATATGACAATGATATTTGTGGTTATGCAAGAATTAATTTAGCCTATGCAGCTGGAGAACCAACAGATGCAAGAAGAATGCCACAGCCTGATTTTTTACTTTGCTGTAATAATATCTGTAATATGATGACAAAATGGTATGAAAATATTGCAAGAATGCATAATATTCCTTTAATTATGATTGATATTCCATTTTCAAATACAGTGGATATACCAGAGGAAAAAGTAGATTATCTAATTGGACAATTTAATTATGCAATTAAGCAATTAGAAGACTTAACTGGAAAGAAATTTGATGAAAAGAAATTTGAAACTGCTTGTGCAAGAGCTAACAGAACTGCTGCAGCATGGTTAAAATCATGTTCTTACATGGGATATAAACCATCTCCTTTGAGTGGATTTGATCTATTTAACCATATGGCAGACATTGTAGCAGCAAGATGTGATGAAGAAGCAGCTATTGGATTTGAATTATTAGCACAGGAATTTGAACAATCTATAAAAGAAGGAACTTCAACTTGGGAATATCCAGAAGAACATAGAATTTTATTTGAAGGAATTCCTTGCTGGCCAGGACTTAGACATCTATATGAACCATTGAAAGATAATGGAGTCAATGTAACAGCAGTTGTATATGCTCCAGCATTTGGATTTAGATATAACAATATAAGAGAGATGGCAGCAGCTTATTGTAAAGCTCCTTGCTCTGTATGTATTGAAACAGGAGTAGAGTGGAGAGAGACTATGGCAAAAG
This genomic stretch from Fusobacterium sp. harbors:
- a CDS encoding OadG family protein; translation: MITTEYISFLESLFSSLLGMSIVFIALVFLAIFVMIVSKVIAILEKNLIKTAAPTANTAAVSSSVVGTSPKKDNKEGVKIAVVTAAISEEMNQPVDKFIITNIKKI
- a CDS encoding biotin/lipoyl-containing protein; this encodes MKYVVTVNGEKYEVEVEKVDGRSASLSRKPAERGAKVKEETVRETVAAAAPAAVSTGGGANSVVSPMPGVILDIKVKEGDSVSEGQAVIILEAMKMENEIVSEFAGTVSAIRVKKGDTVDTDAVLVEIK
- a CDS encoding sodium ion-translocating decarboxylase subunit beta, whose amino-acid sequence is MEFVKILEIMMAKSGFVALTWQNLVMFLISFVLIYLAIVKQFEPLLLLPIAFGVFLTNLPLAGLMNEADPWYASGVLRIIYNGIKSNVFPCLIFMGIGAMTDFGPLIANPISLLLGAAAQFGIYITFMTANALPFFSAKQSAAIAIIGGADGPTSIYLANNLAPELLAPIAVAAYSYMALIPMIQPPIMKLLTTKKERAVKMKQLRKISKIEKIVFPIGTVLFTSLLLPSVAPLLGMLMLGNIFKESGVVQRLSDTAQNALINIVTIMLGVTVGATANGELFLRWETIAIIGMGLFAFCMSTVGGILLGKLLYIITGGKINPLIGSAGVSAVPMAARVAQTVGASENPTNFLLMHAMGPNVAGVIGSAVAAGYFMLIFGK
- the gctA gene encoding glutaconate CoA-transferase subunit A, yielding MSKVMSLHDAIKTYVKSGDSICIGGFTTNRKPYAAVYEILRQGLGDFTGYSGPAGGDWDMLIGEGRVRNFINCYIANSGYTNVCRRFRHEVEKIGKMNLEDYSQDVVMYMLHASSLGLPFLPVKLMQGSDIVNKWGISKEVREKDPKLPNDKLIEIENPLVPGEKVIAVPVPRLDVAVIHVQKASINGTCSIEGDEFHDIDIAIAAKRCIVTCEELVTEEEIRKEPSKNSIPQFCVDAVVHVPFGAHPSQCYNYYDYDADFFKMYDAVTKTEEDFKAFLQEWVYNIKDNDEYIDKLGASRLTKLRVVPGFGYAAKLVKEAK
- the gctB gene encoding glutaconate CoA-transferase subunit B, producing the protein MVNYKNYTNKEMQAVTIAKEITDGQIVIVGTGLPLIGASLAKRIFAPNCKLIVESGLMDCSPIEVPRSVGDNRLMAHCGVQWPNIRFIGFEANELLNDNNRMIAFIGGAQIDPYGNVNSTCIGEYCTPKTRFTGSGGANAIATYSNTVIMMQHEKRRFIDKIDYITSVGWGDGPGGREKLGLTGNRGPVAVVTDRGVLRFDEETKRMYLAGYYPTSSIEEIIENTGFEIDTSRAVLLEAPSEEVIKMIREEIDPGQAFIKVPVEE
- a CDS encoding acyl-CoA carboxylase subunit beta is translated as MGNYSMPNYFQNMEQIGKELTKIDEENEKLVRDVEEEIGKLIDEMHDAGTSDEKIAEKGQMTALQRIAELIDEGTWCPLNSLYNPQDFETGTGIVKGLARINGKWAMVVASDNKKIVGAWVPGQAENLLRASDTAKCLGIPLVYILNCSGVKLDEQEKVYANRRGGGTPFYRNAELQQLGIPVIVGIYGTNPAGGGYHSISPTILVAHEDANMAVGGAGIVGGMNPKGYIDQEGAEQIIEATEKAKGAEVPGTVSVHYDETGFFREVYCDEVGVLEGIKKYIDCLPAYDLEFFRVDEPAEPALDPNDLYSVIPMNQKKIYNIYDVIGRLVDNSEFSEYKKGYGPEIVTGLAKVDGLLVGIVANFQGLLMKYPEYKENGIGIGGKLYRQGLIKMNEFVTLCSRDKLPIVWIQDTTGIDVGNEAEKAELLGLGQSLIYSIQNSKVPQMEITLRKGTAAAHYVLGGPQGNSTNAFSLGTAATEINVMNGETAATAMYSRRLVKDKKEGKDLTSTIEKMNKLINEYKEKSTPKYSAETGMVDEIVNLYDIRAYMTAFVNSVYQNPKAICAFHQMLLPRAIREYNTFTKK
- the gltS gene encoding sodium/glutamate symporter, encoding MTLQLGMFETLALAVLAIYLGNYLRKAFPVLKKYCLPASVVGGTIFAVVSMALYYSNVMELSFEFKAINSLFYCIFFAASGAAASLSLLKQGGKLVIIFAILAAILAACQNALALFVGNLMGVNPLISMMTGSIPMTGGHGNAAAFAPIAVEAGASAAMEVAIAAATFGLISGCILGGPFGNFIIKRHKLEDPNLDGKDDTSEMGEAAPTIAIDKNSVVNAMFLMCIALGIGQVVTLLLKKFGISFPIHVSCMLGGILIRLFYDKKSGNHEVLYEAIETVGEFSLGLFVSMSIITMKLWQLSGLGFALVVLLVVQVVFIMLFCYFLTYNLLGRNYDAAVMAVGHTGFGLGAVPVSMTTMQTVCQKYRYSKLAFFVVPVIGGFISNISNAIIITKFLNIAKAMLGIG
- a CDS encoding acyl-CoA dehydratase activase codes for the protein MSKFTMGVDVGSTTSKAVILKDGKEIISQSIIPVGTGTSGPARAIKQVLETAGFSSIDELDCAVATGYGRNSLEEVPLQMSELSCHAKGAYFFFPNVRTIIDIGGQDSKALKVGNNGILENFVMNDKCAAGTGRFLDVIAKVLEVNLSDLEVLDAKSKEDITISSTCTVFAESEVISQLAKGTKFEDIVRGIHASIASRVGSLAKRVGIKDQVVMTGGVALNHGMIRALEKNIGFKIYTSEYCQLNGAIGAALFAYQKCLSAKK
- a CDS encoding 2-hydroxyacyl-CoA dehydratase subunit D, producing MAGKMEKLPNKKPRAIDGHKPAAAVLRKVVDKVYAEAWEAKRRGELVGWSSSKFPIELAKAFDLNVVYPENHAASTAAKKDGLRLCQAAEDMGYDNDICGYARINLAYAAGEPTDARRMPQPDFLLCCNNICNMMTKWYENIARMHNIPLIMIDIPFSNTVDIPEEKVDYLIGQFNYAIKQLEDLTGKKFDEKKFETACARANRTAAAWLKSCSYMGYKPSPLSGFDLFNHMADIVAARCDEEAAIGFELLAQEFEQSIKEGTSTWEYPEEHRILFEGIPCWPGLRHLYEPLKDNGVNVTAVVYAPAFGFRYNNIREMAAAYCKAPCSVCIETGVEWRETMAKENGISGALVNYNRSCKPWSGAMPEIERRWKEDLGIPVVNFDGDQADERNFSTEQYKTRVQGLVEIMEERKAEKEEKGEDVYTNFENTKETDWSKPTLK